GCCCCGCCGGCCGCCGGCGCCGCGCAGGTCCCCGGACGCATCCCGGCTCAGCCCTCGCGCCGGGAGCTGGAGGCGGAGGCGGTGGCCCGGCTCGTCCGGGGTGCCTTTGCCCGGACCGCGGGGGCGGCGGCCGGCGCCCCGCCGGCCGGTCAGGGGAACGGGAGATCGTGACGACCGCGTCGGCCGACCACGGGTGACGGGGTGTCACGGACATGCGGCGGACGGGCCGCACGCGTGCACCGCGGTGACCGAAGCGGTCCCTCAGGCCTGTGTGCCGAGTCCCGCACGGACCGGCGCTCCCGCGTTCAGTGCGCCGACCCCGACAGCTGCAGACCGACCACGCCGACGATGACCAGGGTGATGGAGACGATCTTGAGAGTGGAGACCAGGTCGCCGAGGAAGACCATGCCGTAGATCGCCGTCCCGGCCGCGCCGATGCCGGTCCACACCGCATACGCCGGGCCGACGTCGAGCTTGCGCAGTGCCAGCGTCAGCAGGCCGAAGCTGCCGAGCGCGAAGGCCGCGAAGGCGATGGTCGGGAAGAGGCGGGTGAAGCCGTGCGAGAGCTTGAGGCAGACCGCGAAGCCGGTCTCCAGGATCCCCGCCACCACGACCAGCAGCCACGCCATGTCCCATTGCCTCCGTCAGCCAGAGCCTGTCTTACATGAGCGACG
This portion of the Streptomyces sp. 2114.4 genome encodes:
- a CDS encoding multidrug efflux SMR transporter, giving the protein MAWLLVVVAGILETGFAVCLKLSHGFTRLFPTIAFAAFALGSFGLLTLALRKLDVGPAYAVWTGIGAAGTAIYGMVFLGDLVSTLKIVSITLVIVGVVGLQLSGSAH